A segment of the Trifolium pratense cultivar HEN17-A07 linkage group LG7, ARS_RC_1.1, whole genome shotgun sequence genome:
ATCTCTAATTTGAAGGTATTGTTACTTCAAAAATAAGCGCTTATATGATATTGAACTTTTGaagtattgaacttttgatctTTTTCCATCCTCGACTAAAATACAATATAATAGTATAGTATATTTTAAACATATAAAAGGTATAGATGAATGTTCACCTTTTGAACTTTTGCTTTGCATTACACAATATAATATCGAACTTTAACTAAGCCCAATGCACAATTAACAAATTGCACTGTCATCTTTTAAGGGGAAATGCAGTCCGCATACACGACCAAGTGACCAAACCATCTTTTGCTTTAGTTTTgtaataagctaaaaaataatttttaatatatattcatataaatttaGCATAAAAAACTAGACTTTTATATGACAAATTAATATTACTATGTAAATTTTAACATTAGGATGGAAGGGACCTAAAAACCTGTTCTGAATTGTGCCTAAAACTCAATCGCTGAGGTGATCTTTTCTTTGATCGTCGAGCACGGTCCAATCGCGGGACAATCCAAAAAGACTAAGCTTAAGTCAACGGTCACAGTATCTACGCATATTGTAAGATCCGATCATcagaatgatgagcattaactgctcatcaTGGCTCTCCAGTCGTTTTCTGGCAGCCATTGATAGTATTAATAGCTATCAACGACTATGACTCAGCGCTGGGGACTATATATAGTCCACTCATACAATGGAGTCAGGTACATTTTATTCCTTTATGAAAACCTTCCTTCACACTCACACTGACTTGAGTGTTGGAGCACATGCAGATACACAACTCCCCTTCCATTCATCGAAACGGAAGCGGAACACTACTGGCGAAGTCATCTCTAATTCGGGTACGAtaaaaacccaacaaaaaattactctaattaaaatttgtttaccttaaccaaaatattttttaaaaatgattttaaagaGAAGCTGCTTCAAACAACTTTTCATTTGAATTaagttttggattttgttttaattcttattttttagaaaaacttataacaaatagaataaaactttaaaaactaattatttattttttaaaaaatatatttttaaaaaataagttgtAACAAATTGGccctataaataaatactagtaACAATATAAAAGCCAAAGTTTTTGTCTCCCATGAGCTAGTAGGACCATTAGtgtcaaaaaaattcaatatcaaGCCTTTATCTTTTTGTAGACAGAGAGGACATTGGTGTGGTCATGTCCATTATTGGAGAACCTTAACTATGTCTGATATCTACCGTGCAATTTATATTGGAGacagttcaattttttaatttttttttgaataatcctttggttcctaggggaaggaACCTAGTAATCTAGAGTTGGGCCAGAAATAAAGTCTGACTAAGAAATTGTTTCATCCAGAAATCAAACTTGGGTTTTCAGAACGATTCGTCATTTGATGAAGCTCATTGAAGGCAGTTCAGTTTAGATCTCTACCATTTAGTTCTTTTTGATAAATCGCTGAGATGTCAGGAAGTAAATTACCATGGAGAGGATCTCCTCTCAATATCTCCAAAGGACAGGAGGAGGCTGCACCAAAGAAAGAATTGTTAGCAGACAACCACTTTCATGATTTTCATTACATTGcaaattttataagaaaaaagttGCCTATGCCCATATTCAATTAGTTCTATCTTTTTTGCTTGACATACAGTTTGagctataatttgttttgaataTACTATggaataaaagtcaatgaatTTGTGCGAATTCACGGACCTCTAACTAGTTCTCTCAATTTTTATCTATGCATATAACAattctatttataaaaaaaaacataaaccttaaaaataagaacaaatctattttaaaatagaccAGAATCTCGCAGCAATCGTCATAGTTTTTGTCTAAACCAAGCCAACAAGATAACATGTTATATCGATAAAACCTTAAATCACAACTAGCCTAATCATAACTTATATAATTTGCAACATGAACATCTAGATTAAAGTTTGCAAAAAGTACATCAATTGCAACTTAAAACatgtatttttattcaaaaataacAACTAGCCTAATCATAACTTATAATTTAGCGTAACCATGCCTACTGTATGGAAATTATTTCTTAGTAGTTGTACTCTTCACCCAAAAGCCTCACTACCGGAGGAGGGAGGGTACTTATCACGTTATCATTCTTGTTAAGAAGTCTCGCATCGAATATTAGTTGGTCTGGACAAAAAATTTCAAGCAAACTCTTGAGCCAAGAAAAAAACTTCATTTTCTTTCTGCAATTTAAACTTTGCACACCTTGAATGAATGCTCAACACCTCAATATTGTCTCCTTTCACGACATCCTTCAATGAAATTAGACTTGGAATATGTGGAATTACTCCAACAGATGTGGAACGAGTCCCACGAATTTGAAAAACCTTGCATCGATACTTCTTAGGTTCATAGTAGATAAAATTGCGGGAATGATATAACAATATGGCAGCACCTTCTTCAAAGGGTTTTACCGGCCACCAACCATAATTCCATGAAAAAGGAGGATAGAGCCGAGAATCAACCGAAGTCTCAATGTTGTAAACCTTAACAATATGTTCTTTTAACATGCACTCTCTAATGGAAGTGAAACACGTGTTGATCTCACCACTTTATATAAGACATGTTTCTAAAGTAAATGATAATTCTCATTAATTTCAACTCGATTAGAGTGTGAGTGTCAAGAGAGTTTGTAGCAATTATTATTTAACGATATACtaatgccattaaaaaaaacataatgtcATTATTGGCTTTGTCAAATGTAAAcgtgaaacaaatattttactaCACATAAACACTCTTTTTCACCGTCAAATTAATTTATCACATCacattttatttatctatattGACGACTCTTATTGATCTAAATCATCTAatgatacaaataaaaaattgtcttaCTTATACATTATAAACTTGGCCAccattatttaacatttttcataagaTATAACTAGTGCACCAGATATAACCCAATTATCGTCACCAACTCAATGGGTTGAACTTTTCTTGCATAGTCACATCAAAAGTTCATTGAAAATGTTAACTTAATAATGAAATATCCATCCTAGTTAGTTCCTACTCCCTTTGTTGATTATAAGATTGTCATGTCAAAGTAAGCTAATacgtttaaatttaaatatgaaaaaactaCTACTGCTGACCATATATACTATGCTCTAGAACATATTTTTCAATTCAACGCCAGCAAAGAATAAAATATGAAGTTGTCCAAGATTTTCCCTCAAAtctaattcataaaaaaatattaaaaaaaaattgacatcaTTCTTTTTTTGGTAGCCGTCTTTGGGTCTCTAGGCTCTAGCTATAACCGGCGTTTTCAGTATGGTTGTTCTTGAGATTTTgaatgtgttatgtgttatgtaaGTTATAATGTTGAcgcttattttttttataatttatttaataatatttctgATACACTAATTTAACATGTTACTTTAGTCTCAAACTATCATAGTTGGTAGtctagtttttattatgtttgagtcttgtatgattgtttgtatttttttatgtgaCTATTTGTAAATTCTGATAGTCTATCTTAACACATCTTGTGTCGAACAgactttttttgttaatatatatcatggcttgttcaaaaaaatattatttttttcaattttttttttcaaaatagagaaTATTCATTAAAATTGAATAGGGATTacttttgaaataatttatgattttatttgatCGCTTTATTTCCAAACGgaaatggattctctcaagtgtaatttacacttgagagaataaagtgtggtttgttaccattgatcaaaaaagagaaacatataaaaatttagatttagagaaaataaatttagatagtctcaagtgtaaatcatacttaagagaatccattccctttccaaacaaagaatttttgatttttactattattttgtttgttttcccGGCAACAGCCAACAACAACAAGACAAAGACCAATACCACtcaaaaaccctaattttccCGTTTCAACCATTCACCAAAATCAaggtttttcttttctctctatctCACTCCAATCTTTCTCATCAACTACCATTATCAATCAAATTGATTCATAGTacttcaaatttcaattttttcttgtttgCTTTTCCGTTAATTTAGGGTTAGTCCTTCAACTTCAATGGCGGAGGACCGTAAAGATGGGAGTGATTACAGTTCAGAGGATGAAGGAACTGAAGATTACAGACGCGGTGGATATCATGCGGTTCAAATTGGTGACACTTTCAAACATGGGTGTTATGTGATTCAAAGTAAACTTGGTTGGGGTCATTTTTCCACTGTTTGGCTTGCTTGGGATACTCAGAAATTGGTTTGTGCCCTTGTGAttatctttgtttctttgtGTTAAAAATCTatgcttttgagtttttttgATTGATAATTAAGTTTTGTGTTTTTGGGTTATGAAGGGGTGTTACTGTGTATGTGAATGTGATAGAGAAGAATTTTGACTATAATGTATGGTTTGTTTTCTGCTTTCTATGTATTTTGAAGCTTTTTTCAATACTGGAAaatgattgattgatttttaACTGAAATATATCATTCTCAAATCTCAACTAATATGAGGATTAAGAGATTTTGCCACTTGAtcttttgtattattttattctagTTCTAGCTATTATCATAGGGTCAGTCTATCACAAATGGTTGGTGCTAGCGGGGCTAGCGCCCCGGCACCCCTAATGCCCTCCGCTAGCTTAGCTCCTGGGCCGCCCCCAGCCTCTTCCTGATGCATACGAGCCATACTCAACAGTTGTAAACCCTACAACAATACTGAGTTTGATTCCTATTAAAAAAAGGGAAAGGCTAACGAGTAAAATAATATTCTAGTTATTGTTGTCTCTATCACtcagtgtgtgtgtgtgtgttgtatgttcactttagtaaaaaaattgattttgtacgTAGTTATAGgtatttttgttgatttgattCTCTTTCTTATTTGTTAAGTAGTTGGTCATATCTATTGTGTCATTGGAGTTCTTTTCATTAGATGACAATTCACTATGTGATTATGTTTGTCGAAAGCCTAGATAACACACATGGTATGATATTTCATTTAAAACGCTATTAACGAATTAGGGAATGGTTTGTTTGTAGCGATATGTTGctttaaaaattcaaaagagtGCTCAGCACTACACGGAAGCGGCAATGGATGAAATCAAGATTCTTAAACAAATTGCTGAAGGGGATCTAGAGGACAAGAAATGTGTTGTGAAGCTTTTGGACCACTTTAAACATTCAGGGCCTAATGGCCAGCACGTTTGTATGGTTTTTGAATTCCTTGGTGATAATCTTCTCACACTTATCAAGTATAGTGATTATCGTGGGGTTCCCCTTTCCATGGTCAAAGAAATTTGTTACCATGTTTTGGTTGGTTTGGATTATTTGCATCGCCAGCTTTCTATAATACACACTGATTTGAAGCCGGAAAATGTCTTGCTTATCTCTCCAATTGATCCATCCAAGGATCCTATAAAATCAGGAGTCCCACTTGTACTTCCAAACACCAAGAGCAAGACTGTATCCAAGAATGGGACCGCAAAAGATGATAAGAGTTCAAATGGAGATCTAACGAAGaaccagaaaaagaaaatgcgGAAAAAAAAGGCCAAAAAAGCAGCTCAGAAGGAAGGTTCTGAGGTAGCAGAGGAGGATTCTGAAGCACCTGAGCAAGATAATTGTAGTAATGATGTGAAACCAAATGCCGAAAATGGTGAAAGTAAATCTGATAGTCCCACAAGTAAAGATGAATCAGCAAAGACTAATGAAATTAAAGATGTTCCACAAGGAAGTAACGTCTCTAGAAGAGGTAGCCGCTCTACCAGAAAAAAGTTGCTCGAAGCTGTTGATCTTAAGTGCAAACTGGTGGATTTTGGCAATGCTTGTTGGACGTATAAACAATTTACAAATGATATTCAGACTAGGCAGTATAGATGTCCTGAGGTTCTTCTTGGTTCTAAATACTCAACACCAGCTGATATGTGGTCCTTTGCTTGCATTTGCTTTGAGCTTGCCACTGGCGATGTTCTTTTTGATCCTCACAGTGGTGATAACTATGACAGGGATGAGGTAACCTGTTTTGAACTTCAAAATAATTCGTTGGCTTTACttctatacttttttatttgtatatatcTTCTGTCTTGGGAATTTAAAATGCATGtgaaaaataagaaacattAGACGGAATATTATTCTGATAAAATGCTGCTTATACTTTTGTGCTTCAAACATAGGTTGATGGTGGTAAAACTAACAACTTTTGTGATCACAATAGTTTGTGTGAAAAATGTTTTCTATTTCATCTAAGGATTTTTTAAGTTATGCTCAGTTTTGTTTTCTGAAAGTTGAGATACAAGGATAGCTTTGGATGTGTAATCATATAGATCACTCGGAAGACTTTTCTCCAAAGAAATAAGTTCACATCAATACTCTagaattatgaaattattagtCACCCTAAAGTATGGTTTTTGGTCTAAAAGATGTTGCACTTGCactattttccattttttactTGTTTATTTTGTTGGTGCTCTTAGAATTGAAGCTTCACTAGTTCATACATTTTCTATGTACAGTTCAATGAAGAACCTTTTTGGGTAAACAACTTAATCAAGCGCTTATAGCATATGCGCTTATATAAGAGCTTATGTATAAtctatttctataataaaagacaaaataaagtCATTGTTTTCATAGAAGCTATAAACTGTTTCCATAAGATATCCTAGAGCTTATGGACATGTTATAAGTTGCTTCCATAAGCTATTttaaacagtctcacaagtgcttatgctagTAGATAAGCACAAATAAGTCGATCCAAACAGACCGTaagtcttaaaattgttgtgcCCCAAGTCCTTATTTCCTCGGAAACTCAGAAATATTGCacactgataaaaaaaaattggcgaCATTCCTTTTGTTTTTATACCCACTGAAAATGCCATCTTTTTGTATTCTTTTGGAAAAAATGTACTAAAATCTGAAATACTGCTGTGGTTATTTACTTGTTTTGATGAGgtttttatatttacttttcAGGATCATCTAGCATTGATGATGGAGCTTCTTGGAATGATGCCTCGCAAGGTAAGCAGTAAAATGTCAAAGTTGTTATAATATCAACTTGTTTCTTGACACGCGCAAGGAGAAAAATATTCAACGCATCATAGATGCTTCATTGTCCAACATGTTATTCAGTTGCTCCATTATTTATAGACATTATCCTCATGATCCTATAGCATCTACTCTTTCTCTGTCTATGCTTTTTTCTGACTTTTGAATTTATTAGTATCAACATTTTATTTGTTATCATCCTCAAAActtgaaaatcattttattcAGATTGCACTTGGCGGCCGTTATTCCCGGGACTTTTTCAATAGATATGGTGATTTGAGACACATCCGCCGGTTACGATTCTGGCCTATTACAAAGGTGCTGATGGAGAAGTATGATTTCAGCGAGCAAGATGCAAGTGACATGTCTGACTTCCTTGTTCCATTACTTGACTTTGTTCCTGAAAAAAGGCCAACGGCCGCTCAGTGCCTTACTCATCCATGGATGAGTGCAGGTCCTCGGACTCTTGAGCCCTCACTGACTAACGTGCAACCTGATGCTATCAACGGAGAAAAGTCTATAAAGGTGAAGGAAAAAACCGAGCAGGAGGCCGTGGAAGTTAGTATGGGAAATATGGCCATTGATGGAACTCCAAAACCACTCAAAGATTTCCAATCTTCAAAACCATCGGAATAGACGCAAACTGGCTTGTGTCGGTGGTTTATGCAACCTTTTACTTTATATGGTAATTGGTAAGTCTTGATGGTCCTTGTAGCATGATATTCTATTTAAATGTTCCAAAGCATTATGTGCAAATGGGTCATACTTAGAGGTTATGATTTGAGAGACCGTTCACATGGTAGGGCAAAGGAAGCTGGATGCTTATTACAATGGAGTTATGCCACTTCTTTCACCTCTTACAAAACAGTGTCAAGAAGTAGTTCATGAATCATAGAGAGTGCACTAGTTCATGAATCATAATCAcgagatattttatttttttggagagTTTGTTTGATATTTATCCCTAGATTAGATGCTCATCTtacaaaatgttatattttaggAGTTTGAACTGTACATTttgaatgagttttttttttttgtatctatATCAGATTTTGTTGCAGTAGACCATCttttgtttcttaatttttgttatatttttagcaATTCACTTTTGAGTTTTTAACCTTAAACTTAGCTTAGGATTCGTTATAcacataatttttcttaatcatATTCATAGGTTTGTTTCTAAGCTCCTTTTCTTGAAAAGGTGTTTCGAAGCTCCTTAAAAAAAGGGTTTGTTTCTAAGCGTTAACGGAGATGAATGCAGGTTTCAGTACGAGATAACTATTTATCTTGAATGCCTCACTGAAGAGATGGCTATGTTTTAGTGTTGACCTGAAGTGTGTAGGCTTAggctatacttttttttttcccgaaGAGATGTGTAGGCTATACTTGGCTGTGCAAGTGAAATTTTGAATGAAATTGAGTGAAGTTTATTACATCTAAACATAATAATTGTTCTTTTGTtaatctatttaaaaaatattaaatgataaattcatttttaaaaataatgattGTTGTATTATATAACAATTTCGTAAGTAGTAGTATATGTTTTTTCAACTTATTGAATCTCAATTTAGCTACTAATCAAAAGCTAGAGTTCTTAGGTAGAAAGTGGGTAAGACATTGTCGTGAGGGATTGTAAAGTTTCTTGTTTAccaatccattttgtaaaaaTCTGCCTATCAACTTCACCTACAGATAAATCGAACTTGAATTGGCTccaaaatgagaagaaaaacaattatgcagGCCAActttacacaatttttttagatATTTAGTTATGTTTAAAGCTTTAAACAACATCCTACTGGAAGTCTGGAACATCAGCTGGTGACTAATTTTGGATAGTTATGTGTAGATCAAGTTTGACAATTATGCAAGTCCATGTCTGTCTTTGAAAAAATTGTAAACTAATATCATCTGGAATTTTTTTAGTGTTGACGGAATCTAGAGATGTAAATGCAAACTAGCTATAtttttaaaggaaaatgctataTATCacgtcattttttttatcaccaaTAGATCATGAACTAGGCTAATAGGCTCAACCAGAATACAGTAGGATCAACATGCCAATAAAAGGAGCTAAATACATGTTTTATGGTGTAAATCTTACACTCGTTTAATTTCTTCCATGCACGTGTGACTGGCCACAGTTTCAATATTGCCTAATTTACAGATTTTGGGCAGATTTCCCCACCCTAAAAATTCAGTTGATCATATAATACCAATACAACTACTAAAATGCTGATTGACATCTGCATTCAACTACCATCATGCAGTTCTTATGTATATATAGCACCTTGACACTAAAAATAGTGTGAAAGTTGACGAATGTTTTATTGCACACAACACCCACGCAAGCAACGACCTAGTGAAGAGTCTCTTGATGTTGATCGCTCACATAGCCATTACGAACTTGTGAAGCAGTAAAAAATCGTGTATTTCTATCCCCCTCTGGAATAAGAATAAAAATTCATGCTTGTTACAGCATAGTAATACGAGTAATATGACTAATATCAAGCATATTTCCAAATCCATTTCGGATGATTGATCTTCATGCACAGTCACTGCATTTGTGGGTGCTTACTTTCCTTCACATTCTAAAATAACCTGTAAAATGAATCAGAGACACTTCAGGTTAGAAGCACTTAATACATGATTATAGTTATATTGATAATGATGACTAAACCTCAGAAGTAGAGGTCAAAATAGGTTAGGTATGGATGAACTTTCTGAGGCATGAGGCTGATTTGTTTTCTAAATAAGTTAGGAATGATCCTGACATGTTTACAAGTGAGGTCATTTTTAAGATCTTcgcctaattttttttgtaaatgagCTCATAAGCCATTGTTGGGCTTTCCATCCCCACTTGGAGGGTCATTAAAAGACTTCAATATGCATCACATATTTTGGGTTAAAGATTGctatatt
Coding sequences within it:
- the LOC123898607 gene encoding serine/threonine-protein kinase SRPK-like, with product MAEDRKDGSDYSSEDEGTEDYRRGGYHAVQIGDTFKHGCYVIQSKLGWGHFSTVWLAWDTQKLRYVALKIQKSAQHYTEAAMDEIKILKQIAEGDLEDKKCVVKLLDHFKHSGPNGQHVCMVFEFLGDNLLTLIKYSDYRGVPLSMVKEICYHVLVGLDYLHRQLSIIHTDLKPENVLLISPIDPSKDPIKSGVPLVLPNTKSKTVSKNGTAKDDKSSNGDLTKNQKKKMRKKKAKKAAQKEGSEVAEEDSEAPEQDNCSNDVKPNAENGESKSDSPTSKDESAKTNEIKDVPQGSNVSRRGSRSTRKKLLEAVDLKCKLVDFGNACWTYKQFTNDIQTRQYRCPEVLLGSKYSTPADMWSFACICFELATGDVLFDPHSGDNYDRDEDHLALMMELLGMMPRKIALGGRYSRDFFNRYGDLRHIRRLRFWPITKVLMEKYDFSEQDASDMSDFLVPLLDFVPEKRPTAAQCLTHPWMSAGPRTLEPSLTNVQPDAINGEKSIKVKEKTEQEAVEVSMGNMAIDGTPKPLKDFQSSKPSE